In a genomic window of Occallatibacter riparius:
- a CDS encoding polyprenyl synthetase family protein, which yields MSTLAIATAREVFDLLRDDLVAIEQELGRDAASSVSTITEIAEYLREGGGKRIRPSLLLLASHMLGFSGPNAIRLGAVVEMVHTATLVHDDIIDGADTRRGRPSANTTWGNEKCVLAGDWLYMQAFKVALEEKNLKVLDLLIGLTQQMVEGELLQIQKLGKAVSEAEYYDLIFRKTACLFSTSMRLGAVLAGATDQQEASVGVYGRAVGLAFQIVDDVLDLTATEEVLGKPVASDLREGKATLAVIHSFDHGTAAERQAIQRVLDDRSFENVSRQQIKDILIRNGSVTYAMSVADRYAEQSRQALKSMPDSDFKRALLWVPDFVVAREK from the coding sequence TTGAGCACACTGGCGATAGCGACGGCGAGGGAAGTATTCGACCTGCTCCGGGATGACCTTGTGGCCATCGAGCAGGAACTGGGCCGCGACGCCGCGTCGAGCGTCAGCACCATCACGGAGATCGCTGAGTATCTCCGCGAGGGCGGAGGCAAGCGGATCCGCCCGAGCCTGTTGCTGCTTGCATCGCACATGCTCGGCTTTTCGGGGCCCAACGCCATTCGCCTGGGCGCGGTGGTTGAAATGGTCCACACGGCTACGCTGGTTCACGACGACATCATTGACGGCGCCGACACGCGCCGCGGCCGCCCTTCCGCCAATACCACGTGGGGTAATGAGAAGTGCGTCCTTGCAGGCGACTGGCTTTACATGCAGGCCTTTAAAGTGGCACTTGAAGAAAAGAACCTCAAGGTACTCGATCTGCTCATCGGTCTCACGCAGCAGATGGTTGAAGGCGAGCTGCTGCAGATCCAGAAGCTGGGCAAAGCCGTCAGCGAGGCCGAGTACTACGATCTCATCTTCCGCAAAACTGCCTGCCTGTTCTCAACGTCCATGCGCCTCGGGGCAGTCCTGGCCGGAGCTACAGACCAGCAGGAGGCCTCAGTAGGCGTCTATGGCCGGGCGGTAGGCCTGGCTTTCCAGATCGTCGATGACGTCCTCGACCTGACCGCGACCGAAGAAGTCCTCGGCAAGCCGGTGGCCAGCGACCTGCGCGAAGGCAAGGCGACCCTTGCGGTGATCCACTCATTTGATCACGGCACGGCGGCGGAGCGGCAGGCCATCCAGCGCGTGCTCGACGATCGCAGCTTCGAGAACGTCAGCCGGCAACAGATCAAAGACATCCTCATCCGCAACGGCTCCGTGACGTATGCCATGAGCGTGGCTGACCGCTATGCCGAGCAGTCTCGGCAGGCGCTGAAATCCATGCCGGATTCGGACTTTAAGCGCGCACTCCTCTGGGTGCCGGATTTCGTAGTCGCACGCGAAAAGTAG